The following coding sequences are from one Lolium rigidum isolate FL_2022 chromosome 6, APGP_CSIRO_Lrig_0.1, whole genome shotgun sequence window:
- the LOC124665470 gene encoding probable calcium-binding protein CML35, with amino-acid sequence MKLSMQSLARKLSIPSPKRGKKDGSKQRGISRSEAPSFASTASASSSSSDEGALARSTTPRSVLPAKISRRELAAVLRRLGHGELSDDELDAVAAIAAAEDGSGPEDELMEAFRVFDADGDGRIDAEELRGVMVAILGAGADGCSLDDCRRMIGGVDADGDGFVGFQDFARMMMMTTTAATDGPRFL; translated from the coding sequence ATGAAGCTGTCCATGCAGTCGCTGGCCAGGAAGCTGTCCATCCCGTCCCCGAAGCGGGGCAAGAAGGACGGCAGCAAGCAGCGGGGCATTTCCCGGAGCGAGGCGCCGTCCTTCGCGTCCacggcgtcggcctcctcctcctcgtcggacgaGGGCGCGCTGGCGAGGTCGACCACCCCTCGGTCGGTGCTCCCGGCCAAGATCTCGCGGCGGGAGCTGGCGGCCGTGCTCCGGCGCCTCGGCCACGGCGAGCTCTCCGACGACGAGCTCGACGCcgtggcggccatcgccgccgccgaggacggcTCCGGCCCCGAGGACGAGCTGATGGAGGCCTTCCGCGTGTTCGACGCGGACGGTGACGGCCGCATCGACGCCGAGGAGCTCCGCGGCGTCATGGTCGCCATCCTCGGCGCCGGGGCCGACGGCTGCAGCCTCGACGACTGCAGGCGCATGATCGGCGGCGTCGACGCCGACGGCGACGGCTTCGTCGGCTTCCAGGACTTCGCGcgcatgatgatgatgaccaccacCGCCGCAACGGACGGCCCGAGATTCCTGTGA